The genomic DNA GCAACGTATACACCTTTGGCCCCACCTTTCGGGCCGAAAACTCGAATACGCCCAGACATGCGGCCGAGTTCTGGATGCTGGAGCCGGAGATGGCCTTCGCCGATCTGGAGGAGAACATGGATCTGGCCGAAGATCTGATCGTCTCCTGCATCTCGCATATCCGCCGGGAATGCGCCCAGGACCTGGATCTTTTCGCCCGGTTTGTGGACACCTCCCTGTACGAGACCCTGGATCTGGTCACCTCCGGTCCGTTCATCCGCCTGCCCTATGCCCAGGCCGTGGACATCTTGCAGGCTGCGCACAGGAAAAAGAAATTCGAGTATGAACCTCTCTACGGCCAGGATCTGCAGACCGAACACGAGCGCTACCTGGTGGAAACGGCCTACCGCCGGCCGGTGATCGTCCATGACTACCCCCAATCCATCAAGCCGTTCTACATGCGGATCAACGAGGACCGGGAGACCGTGGCGGCCATGGACGTCCTTCTGCCCCGGGTGGGGGAGATCGTGGGCGGCAGTCAGCGGGAAGAGCGCTATGATCAGCTGGTTGCCCGGATGGAGGAAATGGGCCTTAATACCGAGGAGTACAGCTGGTATCTGGACCTGCGCCGCTACGGAACCGTGCCGCACTCCGGATTCGGGCTGGGGTTCGAGCGCCTGCTCATGTTCATTACCGGGGTGCACAACATCCGCGACGTCCTTCCCTTTCCCCGCACGCCACAGCATCTGCAATTCTAAGCCACCCAGGCATCCGGTGGATCTCCCGGACAGAGGCGTATACCTGCGGTGATTCGAGGTGGTTTCTCGACGTAGCCCATCTTTACGCTTAACTTCGCAAAATTAGCTTAAAATTTGCCTGGATTAACTTGCCAAAAATCCGTAACCACCTGAAAATACGTAGTTACTTTAGTTATACGGTCTTTTGTAGTGACTACGAATGCAAAACTGCTTATTGACAGAATGGCCAGCCATGATAAACTCCTTGCATGTTCATCAGGGAAACAAAAAGAAAGTACAAGAATTCTAATAAGTTATATTATACACATAAGTTAGTTGAGTCAATTCGTACTCCGGATGGCCCCAGGCAAAGAGTTGTGCTTAATCTGGGCACCTTGGAGCTTTCGAAAGATAAATGGACTGAGCTGG from Desulfovermiculus halophilus DSM 18834 includes the following:
- the asnS gene encoding asparagine--tRNA ligase, whose protein sequence is MRRTRVWDALQADGPQENVLVKGWVRTRRDAKGFSFLEINDGSCLQNLQAVVDHHLPGAALLGDMQTGAAVALRGQLAESPGKGQRFELQVGEMELLGRADPESYPLQKKRHSDEFLRSIPQIRARTNKYGALYRIRSELSWAIHSFFHQRAFAYVHTPIITGLDCEGAGELFRVTSLDLDRLPAPEEREARDFFGQKAFLTVSGQLTAEVLACALGNVYTFGPTFRAENSNTPRHAAEFWMLEPEMAFADLEENMDLAEDLIVSCISHIRRECAQDLDLFARFVDTSLYETLDLVTSGPFIRLPYAQAVDILQAAHRKKKFEYEPLYGQDLQTEHERYLVETAYRRPVIVHDYPQSIKPFYMRINEDRETVAAMDVLLPRVGEIVGGSQREERYDQLVARMEEMGLNTEEYSWYLDLRRYGTVPHSGFGLGFERLLMFITGVHNIRDVLPFPRTPQHLQF